From the genome of Streptomyces sp. NBC_01116, one region includes:
- a CDS encoding fumarate reductase/succinate dehydrogenase flavoprotein subunit, which yields MPDYTQYATGEPLADTKAPEGPVAERWDTRRFQAKLVNPANRRKHTVIVVGTGLAGGAAGATLAEQGYHVVQFCFQDSPRRAHSVAAQGGINAAKNYRNDGDSIHRLFYDTVKGGDFRARESNVHRLAQISVEIIDQCVAQGVPFAREYGGLLDNRSFGGVQVSRTFYARGQTGQQLLLGAYQALSRQIASGGVELHARTEMLDLIVVDGKARGIVARDLVTGKIDTYFADAVVLATGGYGNVFYLSTNAMNSNATAVWRAHRRGAYFANPCFTQIHPTCIPRTGDHQSKLTLMSESLRNDGRIWVPRAKGDDRPANKIPEDERDYYLERIYPAFGNLVPRDIASRAAKNVCDEGRGVGPGGQGVYLDFAEAIGRMGRNAVEAKYGNLFDMYQRITDEDPYTVPMRIYPAVHYTMGGLWVDYDLSTTIPGLFAIGEANFSDHGANRLGASALMQGLADGYFVLPSTINDYLARNPHTDTVDEAHPAVAEAVAETEDRINLLLSVDGDRTPDSFHREIGELMWEYCGMARTEDGLRKALAKIPEIREEFWRRIKVPGTGEQFNQSLEKANRIVDYLELAELMCLDALHRAESCGGHFRAESQTPDGEAERRDEEFSYAAAWEFTATGGAPVLHKEDLVFSDVHPTQRSYA from the coding sequence ATGCCCGACTACACGCAGTACGCCACGGGCGAGCCCCTCGCCGACACGAAGGCCCCCGAGGGCCCCGTCGCCGAACGCTGGGACACCCGCCGCTTCCAAGCGAAACTCGTGAACCCCGCCAACCGGCGCAAACACACCGTCATCGTCGTCGGCACCGGGCTGGCCGGCGGAGCGGCGGGGGCCACGCTCGCCGAACAGGGCTACCACGTCGTCCAGTTCTGCTTCCAGGACTCGCCCCGGCGGGCCCACTCGGTCGCCGCCCAGGGCGGCATCAACGCCGCGAAGAACTACCGCAACGACGGCGACTCCATCCACCGGCTGTTCTACGACACCGTCAAGGGCGGCGACTTCCGCGCCCGGGAGTCCAACGTCCACCGGCTCGCCCAGATCTCCGTCGAGATCATCGACCAGTGCGTCGCCCAGGGCGTCCCCTTCGCCCGCGAGTACGGCGGCCTCCTCGACAACCGCTCCTTCGGCGGCGTCCAGGTCTCCCGTACGTTCTACGCGCGCGGCCAGACCGGACAGCAACTCCTCCTCGGCGCCTACCAGGCACTGTCCCGGCAGATCGCGTCGGGCGGCGTCGAACTCCACGCCCGCACCGAGATGCTGGACCTGATCGTGGTCGACGGCAAGGCGCGCGGCATCGTCGCCCGCGACCTGGTCACCGGGAAGATCGACACCTACTTCGCCGACGCGGTCGTCCTGGCCACCGGCGGCTACGGCAACGTCTTCTACCTGTCGACCAACGCCATGAACTCCAACGCCACCGCCGTCTGGCGGGCGCACCGGCGCGGCGCGTACTTCGCCAACCCCTGCTTCACCCAGATCCACCCCACCTGCATCCCGCGCACCGGCGACCACCAGTCCAAGCTCACGCTGATGAGCGAGTCGCTGCGCAACGACGGCCGCATCTGGGTCCCCAGGGCCAAGGGCGACGACCGCCCGGCCAACAAGATCCCCGAGGACGAGCGCGACTACTACCTGGAGCGGATCTACCCCGCCTTCGGGAACCTGGTGCCCCGGGACATCGCCTCCCGCGCCGCCAAGAACGTCTGCGACGAGGGGCGCGGCGTCGGCCCCGGCGGACAAGGGGTCTACCTGGACTTCGCCGAGGCCATCGGCCGGATGGGCCGCAACGCCGTCGAAGCCAAGTACGGCAACCTCTTCGACATGTACCAGCGGATCACCGACGAGGACCCCTACACGGTCCCCATGCGGATCTACCCCGCCGTGCACTACACGATGGGCGGCCTCTGGGTCGACTACGACCTCTCCACCACCATCCCCGGCCTCTTCGCCATCGGCGAGGCGAACTTCTCCGACCACGGGGCCAACCGCCTCGGCGCCTCCGCGCTGATGCAGGGCCTCGCCGACGGCTACTTCGTCCTGCCCTCAACGATCAACGACTACCTCGCCCGCAACCCGCACACCGACACCGTGGACGAGGCACACCCCGCCGTCGCGGAGGCCGTGGCGGAGACCGAGGACCGGATCAACCTGCTGCTCTCCGTCGACGGCGACCGCACCCCCGACTCCTTCCACCGCGAGATCGGTGAACTCATGTGGGAGTACTGCGGGATGGCCCGCACCGAGGACGGTCTGCGCAAGGCGCTCGCGAAGATCCCGGAGATCCGCGAGGAGTTCTGGCGCCGCATCAAGGTCCCCGGCACCGGCGAACAGTTCAACCAGTCACTGGAGAAGGCGAACCGCATCGTCGACTACCTGGAGCTCGCCGAGCTCATGTGCCTCGACGCCCTGCACCGCGCCGAGTCCTGCGGCGGCCACTTCCGCGCCGAGTCCCAGACCCCGGACGGCGAGGCCGAGCGGCGCGACGAGGAGTTCTCCTACGCCGCCGCCTGGGAGTTCACCGCCACGGGCGGCGCCCCTGTCCTGCACAAGGAAGACCTCGTCTTCAGTGACGTCCACCCCACCCAGCGGAGCTACGCATGA
- a CDS encoding succinate dehydrogenase/fumarate reductase iron-sulfur subunit yields MKLTLRVWRQQNPETPGAMATYEVDGISADMSFLEMLDTLNEELTLAGDEPVAFDHDCREGICGACSLVINGDAHGPERTTTCQLHMRSFDDGDTIDIEPWRASAFPVIKDLVVDRSSFDRIIQSGGYISAATGTAPDAHATPVPKPDADFAFEHAECIGCGACVAACPNGSAMLFTSAKVNHLNVLPQGAPERETRVLDMVAQMDDEGFGGCTLTGECATACPKGIPLPSIAAMNKEWLRATRKVRR; encoded by the coding sequence ATGAAGCTCACCCTGCGCGTCTGGCGCCAGCAGAACCCCGAGACGCCCGGCGCCATGGCCACCTACGAGGTCGACGGAATCTCCGCCGACATGTCGTTCCTGGAGATGCTCGACACCCTCAACGAGGAACTCACCCTCGCCGGGGACGAGCCCGTCGCCTTCGACCACGACTGCCGTGAGGGCATCTGCGGCGCGTGCAGCCTCGTCATCAACGGCGACGCCCACGGCCCGGAGCGCACGACCACCTGCCAGCTCCACATGCGGTCCTTCGACGACGGCGACACGATCGACATCGAGCCCTGGCGGGCCTCCGCCTTCCCGGTCATCAAGGACCTGGTCGTGGACCGCTCCTCGTTCGACCGGATCATCCAGTCCGGCGGCTACATCTCCGCCGCCACCGGAACCGCCCCGGACGCCCACGCCACCCCGGTGCCCAAGCCGGACGCCGACTTCGCCTTCGAGCACGCCGAGTGCATCGGCTGCGGAGCCTGCGTCGCCGCCTGCCCCAACGGCTCGGCGATGCTGTTCACCTCGGCGAAGGTCAACCACCTCAACGTCCTGCCGCAGGGCGCCCCCGAGCGTGAGACCCGCGTCCTGGACATGGTGGCCCAGATGGACGACGAGGGCTTCGGCGGCTGCACCCTGACCGGCGAGTGCGCCACGGCCTGCCCCAAGGGCATCCCGCTGCCCTCCATCGCCGCGATGAACAAGGAGTGGCTGCGGGCGACCCGCAAGGTCCGCCGCTGA
- the uvrA gene encoding excinuclease ABC subunit UvrA yields the protein MHSPHDPYVRVRDAREHNLKNVRVDIPRDTLTVFTGVSGSGKSSLAFGTIYAEAQRRYFESVAPYARRLIHQVGAPAVGEITGLPPAVSLEQRRSAPGARSSVGTVTTLSNSLRMLFSRAGDYPPGAERLDSDSFSPNTAVGACPECHGLGRIHRTDEELLVPDPSLSIREGAIAAWPGAWQGKNLRDVLDALGHDVDRPWRELPERDREWILFTDEQPVVTVHPVRDAGRIQRPYQGTYMSARRYVLHTFADTKSRSLRAKAERFLTSAPCPVCGGSRLRPEAMEVTFAGRTIAELAGLPLSALAEVLSGAGSGGEETARVLTGDLLARIGTVTELGLGYLSLDRTAPTLSSGELQRLRLATQLRSGLFGVVYVLDEPSAGLHPADTEALLGVLGRLKEAGNSVFVVEHQMDVVRRADWLVDVGPLAGEHGGRVLHSGPPEGLARVPESATRRFLFEEGPAPVREPRTPTGWIGLTGVERHNVRGVDAAFPLGVFTAVTGVSGSGKSTLVGQVLAGVLADRQAGEEAGPGERFCAAATGLEAVDRLVQVDQKPIGRTPRSNLATYTGLFDAVRKLFARTETARERGYGAGRFSFNVSGGRCETCQGEGFVSVELLFLPSTYAPCPDCHGARYNPETLEVTLDGLTIAQVLDLTVESAASFFAGTPAAERALTTLLDVGLGYLRLGQPATELSGGEAQRIKLAAELQRTRRGHTLYLLDEPTTGLHPADVEVLMRQLHSLVDAGSTVVVVEHDMAVVAGADHVVDLGPEGGDRGGRIVAAGTPAEVAGVAGSRTAPYLAKALRR from the coding sequence ATGCACTCCCCCCACGATCCGTACGTCCGGGTGCGCGACGCCCGCGAGCACAACCTCAAGAACGTCCGGGTCGACATCCCCCGCGACACCCTGACCGTGTTCACGGGCGTGTCGGGGTCCGGGAAGTCCTCGCTCGCCTTCGGGACCATCTACGCGGAGGCCCAGCGCCGCTACTTCGAGTCCGTGGCCCCGTACGCCCGGCGGCTGATCCACCAGGTGGGCGCGCCCGCGGTCGGGGAGATCACCGGGCTGCCGCCCGCCGTCTCGCTGGAGCAGCGGCGCTCCGCCCCGGGGGCCCGGTCGTCCGTCGGGACGGTGACGACGCTCTCCAACTCGCTGCGCATGCTGTTCTCCCGCGCGGGCGACTATCCGCCGGGCGCCGAGCGCCTCGACTCCGACTCCTTCTCCCCCAACACCGCCGTCGGAGCGTGCCCGGAGTGCCACGGGCTGGGGCGCATCCACCGGACGGACGAGGAGCTGCTCGTCCCGGACCCCTCGCTGTCGATCCGGGAGGGGGCGATCGCCGCGTGGCCGGGGGCGTGGCAGGGCAAGAACCTCCGCGATGTGCTGGACGCGCTGGGCCACGACGTCGACCGGCCGTGGCGCGAGCTGCCCGAGCGGGACCGGGAGTGGATCCTGTTCACCGACGAGCAGCCGGTGGTGACGGTGCATCCGGTGCGGGACGCGGGCCGGATCCAACGCCCGTACCAGGGCACGTACATGAGTGCGCGGCGCTATGTGCTGCACACCTTCGCGGACACCAAGAGCAGGTCCCTGCGGGCGAAGGCGGAGCGCTTCTTGACCAGCGCCCCGTGCCCGGTGTGCGGCGGGAGCCGGCTGCGGCCCGAGGCGATGGAGGTGACCTTCGCGGGGCGGACCATCGCCGAGCTGGCCGGGCTGCCGTTGTCCGCGCTGGCCGAGGTGCTGTCCGGTGCGGGGTCGGGCGGCGAGGAGACGGCCCGGGTGCTGACCGGTGACCTGCTGGCGCGGATCGGGACGGTGACGGAGCTGGGGCTCGGCTATCTGAGCCTGGACCGGACGGCCCCGACGCTGTCCTCGGGGGAGCTGCAACGGCTGCGGCTGGCCACGCAGTTGCGGTCGGGCCTCTTCGGCGTCGTCTACGTCCTGGACGAGCCGTCGGCCGGGCTGCACCCGGCGGACACCGAGGCGCTGCTCGGAGTGCTGGGCCGGCTGAAGGAGGCCGGCAACTCGGTCTTCGTGGTGGAGCACCAGATGGACGTGGTGCGGCGGGCGGACTGGCTGGTGGACGTGGGCCCGCTGGCCGGCGAGCACGGCGGGCGGGTGCTGCACAGCGGGCCGCCCGAAGGACTGGCCCGGGTGCCGGAGTCGGCGACGCGGCGGTTCCTGTTCGAGGAGGGGCCCGCGCCCGTGCGGGAGCCGCGCACGCCGACCGGGTGGATCGGGCTCACCGGCGTGGAGCGGCACAATGTGCGGGGCGTGGACGCGGCGTTCCCGCTCGGGGTGTTCACGGCGGTGACCGGGGTGTCCGGCTCGGGCAAGTCGACCCTGGTCGGGCAGGTGCTCGCCGGGGTGCTGGCGGACCGGCAGGCTGGCGAGGAGGCCGGGCCGGGTGAGCGGTTCTGCGCGGCGGCCACCGGTCTGGAGGCGGTGGACCGGCTGGTCCAGGTCGACCAGAAGCCCATCGGCCGTACGCCCCGGTCCAATCTGGCCACGTACACCGGTCTCTTCGACGCCGTGCGGAAGCTGTTCGCGCGGACGGAGACGGCGCGGGAGCGCGGCTACGGCGCGGGGCGCTTCTCGTTCAACGTGAGCGGCGGTCGGTGCGAGACCTGCCAGGGCGAGGGGTTCGTCTCGGTGGAGCTGCTGTTCCTTCCGAGCACCTACGCGCCGTGCCCGGACTGCCACGGCGCGCGGTACAACCCGGAGACCCTGGAGGTCACCCTCGACGGGCTGACGATCGCTCAGGTCCTGGATCTGACCGTGGAGTCGGCGGCGTCCTTCTTCGCCGGGACACCGGCCGCCGAACGTGCGCTGACCACCCTGCTGGATGTGGGCCTCGGCTATCTGCGGCTCGGTCAGCCCGCCACGGAGCTGTCCGGCGGCGAGGCGCAGCGCATCAAGCTGGCGGCGGAGCTCCAGCGCACCCGGCGCGGGCACACGCTGTATCTGCTGGACGAGCCGACGACGGGGCTGCACCCGGCGGATGTGGAGGTGCTGATGCGGCAGTTGCACTCCCTGGTCGACGCCGGGAGCACGGTGGTGGTCGTGGAGCACGACATGGCCGTGGTGGCGGGCGCGGACCACGTCGTCGACCTGGGGCCCGAGGGCGGTGACCGGGGCGGCCGGATCGTCGCGGCGGGCACCCCGGCGGAGGTGGCGGGCGTCGCGGGGAGCCGTACGGCGCCGTATCTGGCGAAGGCGCTGCGGCGCTGA
- a CDS encoding MsnO8 family LLM class oxidoreductase, with the protein MIASTRFSVLDRSRTREGHDAPGALRETVDLAREAEALGFHRFWVSEHHGVPGVAGSAPTVLAAAVAAATSTIRVGTGGVMLPNHRPLVVAEQFGVLASLFPGRIDMGLGRSVGFTDGVRRALGHGKEDAEDFPGRLTELLGWIDGDQRAHPGVHAHPAERLRIPAYVLATGEGASVAAAAGLPLVIGDLRGREKVLRAIEVYRRDFRPSARAERPEVIVAGTVAVAGTEEAARRLLVPEAWAMAYSRTHGDFPPLAPAERVEALAMTAKERMLYERGLDGHVHGTEEQVAGQLERAIEETGADEVLVTTSTYDREGLVDSLRRLARIARRSRRPATGEDT; encoded by the coding sequence GTGATCGCTTCGACCCGCTTCTCCGTCCTGGACCGCTCCCGCACCCGTGAGGGGCACGACGCCCCCGGGGCGCTGCGCGAGACCGTGGACCTGGCCCGGGAGGCGGAGGCGCTCGGCTTCCACCGCTTCTGGGTCTCCGAGCACCACGGCGTGCCCGGGGTCGCGGGGTCCGCTCCGACGGTGCTGGCCGCCGCCGTCGCCGCCGCGACCTCCACCATCCGGGTCGGCACCGGCGGAGTGATGCTGCCCAACCACCGGCCGCTGGTCGTCGCGGAGCAGTTCGGGGTGCTCGCCTCCCTCTTTCCCGGCCGGATCGACATGGGGCTCGGACGCTCCGTGGGGTTCACCGACGGCGTCCGCCGGGCGCTCGGCCACGGCAAGGAGGACGCCGAGGACTTCCCCGGGCGGCTCACCGAACTGCTCGGCTGGATCGACGGCGACCAGCGGGCCCACCCCGGGGTGCACGCGCATCCGGCGGAGAGACTGCGCATCCCCGCGTACGTCCTGGCGACCGGGGAGGGCGCGTCGGTCGCCGCGGCCGCCGGACTCCCCCTCGTCATCGGCGATCTGCGCGGCCGGGAGAAGGTGCTGCGCGCCATCGAGGTCTACCGCCGCGACTTCCGCCCCTCCGCCCGCGCCGAGCGGCCCGAGGTGATCGTCGCGGGCACGGTGGCCGTGGCCGGCACCGAGGAGGCGGCCCGTCGGCTGCTCGTACCGGAGGCGTGGGCGATGGCGTACTCCCGTACGCACGGGGACTTTCCGCCCCTGGCTCCGGCCGAGCGCGTCGAGGCCCTCGCCATGACGGCCAAGGAGCGGATGCTGTACGAGCGGGGGCTCGACGGTCATGTCCACGGCACCGAGGAGCAGGTGGCCGGTCAGCTGGAGCGGGCGATCGAGGAGACCGGCGCGGACGAGGTGCTCGTCACGACCAGCACGTACGACCGGGAGGGGCTGGTGGACTCGCTGCGGCGGCTCGCCCGGATCGCACGCCGGTCCCGGAGGCCCGCCACCGGCGAAGACACCTAG
- a CDS encoding dodecin, which translates to MPNHTYRVTEIVGTSEEGIDEAIRNGVARAAETLHNLDWFEINQVRGHIEDGRIAHYQVGLKVGFRLDESA; encoded by the coding sequence ATGCCGAATCACACTTATCGGGTCACCGAGATCGTAGGAACCTCCGAGGAAGGCATCGACGAGGCGATCCGGAACGGCGTCGCAAGAGCGGCGGAAACGTTGCACAATCTCGATTGGTTCGAGATTAACCAAGTTCGGGGCCATATCGAGGATGGCCGAATCGCGCACTATCAGGTCGGCCTGAAGGTGGGCTTCCGACTTGACGAAAGCGCCTGA
- a CDS encoding extracellular solute-binding protein, translating to MKNRILAGAIALVSSVALGGCGFIPGSGSGDRTVTVWLMKDSVSPGFLDKFTRSYEEENPSIELDFKIQEWSGIGPKVLSALEGDDAPDVIEVGNTQVAQYAESGGLRDLTLESMRDLGSEDWLPGLAQPGSINGVQYGIPWYAANRVVIYNKEIFEEAGIDSVPKTREEWIAASEKLNSAGNQGIYLAGQNWYVLAGFIWDEGGELADENGGDWQGALDTPEALAGMKFYQKLQALGDGPTDADEEKPPQTDVFAKGDVAQIISTPGSAALIEQKNPELKGKLGYFPIPGKSSKAPGSVFTGGSDLIVPKNADERTAGIAVVKALASEKWQTELARGMSYVPNKPSLAHVIEGDEGTAAMAEGATRGRATPNSSQWARVEAENPIKPYMTAVLEGGDPAREAKAASERITAMLAGSG from the coding sequence GTGAAGAACCGCATACTGGCCGGAGCCATCGCGCTTGTCTCGTCCGTCGCACTCGGCGGATGCGGCTTCATACCGGGCTCGGGCAGCGGTGACCGCACGGTGACGGTCTGGCTGATGAAGGACAGCGTCTCGCCCGGCTTCCTGGACAAGTTCACCCGCTCGTACGAGGAGGAGAACCCCTCGATCGAGCTGGACTTCAAGATCCAGGAGTGGAGCGGCATCGGCCCCAAGGTCCTTTCCGCGCTGGAGGGCGACGACGCCCCGGACGTGATCGAGGTCGGGAACACCCAGGTCGCGCAGTACGCGGAGAGCGGCGGTCTGCGCGATCTGACCCTCGAATCGATGCGCGACCTGGGCAGCGAGGACTGGCTGCCCGGCCTGGCCCAGCCCGGCAGCATCAACGGCGTGCAGTACGGCATCCCCTGGTACGCGGCCAACCGGGTGGTGATCTACAACAAGGAGATCTTCGAGGAGGCGGGCATCGACTCCGTCCCGAAGACGCGCGAGGAGTGGATCGCCGCCTCCGAGAAGCTCAACAGCGCGGGCAACCAGGGCATCTACCTGGCCGGCCAGAACTGGTACGTGCTCGCCGGCTTCATCTGGGACGAGGGCGGCGAACTCGCGGACGAGAACGGCGGCGACTGGCAGGGCGCCCTGGACACGCCGGAAGCCCTGGCGGGCATGAAGTTCTACCAGAAGCTCCAGGCGCTCGGCGACGGCCCGACGGACGCCGACGAGGAGAAGCCCCCGCAGACCGACGTCTTCGCCAAGGGCGACGTCGCGCAGATCATCTCGACTCCGGGCAGCGCCGCGCTCATCGAGCAGAAGAATCCCGAACTCAAGGGCAAGCTCGGCTACTTCCCCATTCCCGGCAAGTCCTCGAAAGCCCCCGGCTCGGTGTTCACCGGCGGTTCCGACCTCATCGTCCCGAAGAACGCCGACGAACGCACCGCGGGCATCGCCGTCGTCAAGGCACTGGCTAGCGAGAAGTGGCAGACGGAGCTCGCCCGGGGCATGAGCTACGTCCCCAACAAGCCGAGCCTCGCCCATGTCATCGAGGGCGACGAGGGCACCGCCGCGATGGCCGAAGGCGCCACCCGCGGCCGGGCCACCCCCAACTCGTCCCAGTGGGCCCGGGTCGAGGCGGAGAACCCGATCAAGCCCTACATGACGGCCGTGCTCGAAGGCGGCGACCCGGCCCGCGAGGCCAAGGCCGCCTCCGAGCGGATCACCGCCATGCTCGCCGGCAGCGGCTGA
- a CDS encoding GNAT family N-acetyltransferase, which yields MTVLPVAPLPAAPAPTSVRASAPAPAAVPAPDPVGAPEPAYRVSLATCQEDVTAAQRLRHLVFAGELGARLDGPEPGLDSDAFDAYCDHLLVRETATGEVVATYRLLPPDRARIAGRLYAESEFDLTRLAPIRDDLVEAGRSCVHPAHRDGAVIALVWAGLARYMERTGHTWIAGCCSLPLADGGASAARSWNTVRASHLAPEKHWVTPHRLWDSSAHGPEAGSRADLPPLLRGYLRLGAQVCGAPAHDPDFNVADLYVLLSLRRTDPRYLRHFLSLAPLR from the coding sequence ATGACCGTGCTGCCCGTCGCCCCGCTGCCCGCCGCCCCCGCCCCCACGTCCGTTCGCGCCTCCGCCCCCGCCCCGGCGGCCGTTCCGGCCCCTGATCCCGTCGGCGCCCCGGAACCGGCCTACCGGGTCTCCCTCGCCACCTGCCAGGAAGACGTCACCGCGGCCCAGCGCCTGCGCCACCTCGTGTTCGCCGGGGAGCTGGGGGCCCGGCTGGACGGGCCCGAACCCGGCCTGGACAGCGACGCCTTCGACGCGTACTGCGACCACCTGCTGGTCCGTGAGACCGCCACCGGGGAGGTCGTCGCCACCTATCGGCTGCTGCCGCCGGACCGGGCCAGGATCGCCGGACGCCTCTACGCGGAGAGCGAGTTCGACCTCACCCGGCTCGCCCCGATCCGCGACGACCTCGTCGAGGCCGGCCGCTCCTGCGTCCACCCCGCGCACCGCGACGGCGCGGTCATCGCCCTCGTCTGGGCCGGACTCGCCCGCTACATGGAGCGCACCGGCCACACCTGGATCGCGGGCTGCTGCTCCCTCCCGCTGGCCGACGGCGGCGCGAGCGCCGCCCGGAGCTGGAACACCGTACGCGCGAGCCACCTCGCGCCCGAGAAGCACTGGGTCACCCCGCACCGCCTCTGGGACTCCTCCGCGCACGGCCCGGAAGCCGGCTCCCGGGCGGACCTCCCGCCCCTGCTGCGCGGCTACCTCCGGCTCGGCGCCCAGGTCTGCGGAGCCCCCGCCCACGACCCCGACTTCAACGTCGCCGACCTGTACGTCCTGCTCTCGCTGCGCCGCACCGACCCGCGCTACCTGCGCCACTTCCTCTCCCTGGCCCCGCTGCGATGA
- a CDS encoding lysophospholipid acyltransferase family protein codes for MSVWLPVAPCTPDGCARHSGAVRAPLPAALLLLAGCALVLLGVVCVPFVRLLGAGPRRRLTRRWARSVPRAFGVRVTVRRHAPEPAAGGELVVANHISWLDIPLIASVLPGRTVAKSEIRRWPLLGPLAALGGTLFIERDRLRALPAAVSTVATALRSGSRVVVFPEGSTWCGRDAGAFRPAVFQAAIDAGATVRPVRIAYRTAEHHCGPAAGAVAFVGSDPLAASLWRVVRAAGLTARVDVLAPIPAYGEGGRRALARRARAAVLGPGARLPPRQTTVASDRANRPAASVHH; via the coding sequence ATGAGCGTCTGGCTGCCCGTCGCCCCGTGCACCCCGGACGGCTGCGCCCGGCACTCCGGAGCCGTACGCGCCCCGCTGCCCGCCGCGCTCCTGCTGCTGGCCGGCTGCGCACTGGTCCTGCTGGGGGTGGTCTGCGTCCCGTTCGTACGGCTGCTCGGGGCCGGTCCGCGCCGCCGCCTGACCCGGCGCTGGGCGCGCTCCGTCCCCCGGGCCTTCGGCGTACGCGTCACCGTGCGGCGGCATGCTCCGGAGCCCGCCGCGGGCGGCGAACTCGTCGTCGCCAACCACATCTCCTGGCTCGACATCCCGCTGATCGCCTCCGTGCTGCCCGGCCGGACGGTCGCCAAGAGTGAGATCCGGCGCTGGCCCCTGCTCGGGCCCCTCGCCGCGCTCGGCGGCACCCTGTTCATCGAACGCGACCGGCTGCGCGCTCTGCCCGCCGCCGTGTCGACCGTCGCCACGGCCCTGCGCTCCGGCTCCCGGGTCGTGGTCTTCCCCGAGGGCAGCACCTGGTGCGGCCGGGACGCCGGCGCCTTCCGGCCCGCCGTGTTCCAGGCGGCGATCGACGCCGGCGCGACGGTCCGGCCGGTCCGCATCGCCTACCGCACCGCGGAGCACCACTGCGGACCGGCCGCCGGCGCCGTCGCGTTCGTCGGGTCCGACCCGCTCGCCGCCTCCCTGTGGCGGGTGGTACGGGCGGCCGGGCTCACCGCCCGGGTCGACGTCCTCGCGCCGATCCCCGCGTACGGCGAGGGCGGCCGCCGCGCCCTGGCCCGCAGAGCACGGGCGGCCGTCCTCGGACCCGGAGCCCGCCTCCCGCCCCGTCAGACCACGGTGGCCAGCGACAGGGCGAACCGCCCCGCCGCGTCCGTCCACCACTGA
- the egtD gene encoding L-histidine N(alpha)-methyltransferase: MSPFLLTRTLPVDATDAALRADVLSGLTRHPKTLPPKWFYDARGSELFEEITRLPEYYPTRAEREILQARAEEIAAASGARTVIELGSGSSEKTRHLLDALPELHSYVPVDVSESALTGAAESLLAEHPGLSVHALIADFTGGLALPGTPGPRLVVFLGGTIGNLLPEERATFLRSVRSLLSPGDALLLGTDLVKDEETLVAAYDDAAGVTAAFNKNVLNVVNRELGADFPLDDFDHLAVWNPRDRWIEMRLRARRALSVKIRELELVVPFEAGEELRTEVSAKFRREDVGEELAAAGMRLTQWWTDAAGRFALSLATVV, translated from the coding sequence GTGAGTCCCTTCCTGCTGACCCGCACCCTGCCGGTGGACGCGACGGACGCGGCGCTGCGCGCCGACGTCCTCAGCGGCCTGACCCGGCACCCCAAGACGCTGCCGCCGAAGTGGTTCTACGACGCCCGCGGCAGCGAGCTGTTCGAGGAGATCACCCGGCTGCCGGAGTACTACCCGACCCGCGCGGAGCGGGAGATCCTCCAGGCGCGTGCCGAGGAGATCGCCGCCGCTTCGGGCGCCCGGACCGTGATCGAGCTGGGCTCGGGCTCCTCCGAGAAGACCCGCCATCTGCTGGACGCGCTCCCCGAGTTGCACAGTTACGTCCCCGTGGACGTGAGCGAGAGCGCGCTGACCGGGGCGGCCGAGTCGCTGCTCGCCGAGCACCCGGGGCTGTCCGTCCACGCGCTGATCGCGGACTTCACCGGGGGCCTGGCCCTGCCGGGGACACCGGGGCCCCGGCTGGTGGTGTTCCTGGGAGGCACGATCGGCAATCTGCTGCCGGAGGAGCGGGCGACGTTCCTGCGGTCGGTGCGCTCACTGCTCTCGCCCGGTGACGCGCTGCTCCTCGGCACGGACCTGGTGAAGGACGAGGAGACGCTGGTGGCCGCGTACGACGACGCGGCCGGGGTGACGGCGGCCTTCAACAAGAACGTCCTGAACGTCGTCAACCGTGAGCTGGGAGCCGACTTCCCGCTCGACGACTTCGATCACCTCGCGGTGTGGAATCCGCGGGACCGGTGGATCGAGATGCGGCTGCGGGCCCGCCGGGCGCTGAGCGTCAAGATCCGGGAGCTGGAGCTCGTGGTGCCGTTCGAGGCCGGTGAGGAGCTGCGTACGGAGGTGTCGGCGAAGTTCCGGCGCGAGGACGTCGGCGAGGAGCTTGCCGCCGCCGGTATGCGGCTTACTCAGTGGTGGACGGACGCGGCGGGGCGGTTCGCCCTGTCGCTGGCCACCGTGGTCTGA